From a region of the Lactuca sativa cultivar Salinas chromosome 4, Lsat_Salinas_v11, whole genome shotgun sequence genome:
- the LOC111876623 gene encoding thioredoxin-like fold domain-containing protein MRL7L, chloroplastic — translation MSLLSMLPFSQPLFAKENLLKASISFNKMPFTTIHLPRSMFLTERSFLRASKVEILDCDDDKKKESTKSSKIDDDDDDDSDFEMDEDERIEFRKKIRQMIEMNPEVKDVDPEEKKKMMEKLLSDYPLVVDEEDPDWPEDAEGRGFNFSQFFDKMTIKNVKKDDEDYDSDGEVNWQDIRAIKDIKSEEWEDTVFQDLSPLIVLVHNRYRRPKENEMARDQLEKAIQIIWDCRIPSPRCVAIDAVVECDLVSTLGVSVFPELIFTKVGKILHREKEIRTADELSKMMAFFYYGAAKPPCLGNDFVMTNDAIPGFTTKK, via the exons AATTTATTAAAAGCTTCTATTTCATTCAACAAGATGCCTTTTACAACCATTCATTTGCCAAGGTCGATGTTTCTG acagaaagaagTTTTTTAAGAGCTTCCAAAGTTGAAATTCTGGATTGTGATGATGATAAAAAGAAAGAATCCACAAAATCAAGCAagattgatgatgatgatgatgatgatagtgaTTTTGAAATGGATGAAGATGAAAGGATAGAATTCAGGAAAAAGATAAGACAAATGATCGAAATGAACCCTGAAGTCAAAGACGTTGACCctgaagaaaagaaaaaaatgatggaaaaacttttatctgaTTATCCACTTGTTGTAGATGAAGAGGATCCAGATTGGCCTGAAGATGCAGAAGGAAGGGGTTTTAATTTCAGTCAATTTTTTGATAAAATGACAATTAAAAACGTGAAAAAAGATGATGAAGATTATGATAGTGATGGTGAAGTTAATTGGCAAGATATTAGGGCTATTAAAGACATTAAGTCTGAAGAATGGGAGGACACTGTGTTTCAAGATCTTAGCCCCTTGATTGTTCTTGTTCATAATCGTTATAGAAG accAAAAGAAAATGAAATGGCTCGTGATCAGTTGGAAAAAGCAATACAAATTATATGGGATTGTAGAATACCTTCACCAAGG tGTGTTGCGATTGATGCTGTTGTGGAGTGTGACTTAGTGTCAACACTTGGAGTTTCTGTTTTTCCTGAGCTCATATTTACAAAAGTTGGAAAGATTTTACACCGTGAAAAAG AAATTCGAACAGCTGACGAGTTGTCAAAGATGATGGCCTTCTTTTACTATGGAGCAGCAAAGCCCCCATGCCTTGGTAATGACTTTGTGATGACCAATGACGCAATCCCTGGTTTCACTACCAAGAAATAG